The genomic window CGGGAATGGATAGTCAATCAAGAGAAGAATTTTATAAACTGCTTAAGCACAATTGCGAAAAACATGGTAAAAGTATTCTAATGGTTTCGCATGATCATGAAGAACTTAGGAAATATTGTAACAAACATATTGAGTTAGTTCGGAAGGAGGGATTACCTTGGAGATGTTTTTCTATGGATTCATGCAAAGAGCTTTCCAAGCCTCACTTCTCATCTCATTAATTGCACCACTATTAGGTCTCCTTCTTATTTTAAGAAGGCAATCTCTAATGGCAGATACACTTGCTCATGTTTCTTTAGCGGGAGTCGCATTAGGCTTATTACTTAGCATTAATCCAACATGGACGAATATATTCATGGTAATGGTCATTGCGATTGTTTTAGAGTATTTGCGAATGCTTTATCGTAGTTATTCGGAAGTCTCCATTGCAATTTTAATGTCTGCTGGAATGGCGTTAGCTCTATTTTTAATGAGTCTCAATCAAGGTGGTACCACGTTGAACATCAATCAATTTTTGTTTGGATCGATTGTAACCATTAGTTCACAACAAGTATGGATGTTAGTGGCGTTGGCAAGTATCATTTTAATTCTATACGCTTTACTGCGCAAAGCCATGTACGTAATGGTTTTTGACGAAGAAACCGCCTTTACAGCAGGGCTACCAGTGAAAACAATGTCTATAATGTTTAATGTCTTAACAGGAGTTACGATTGCTATTATTATGCCTATCGTTGGAGCTCTATTGGTGTCGGCAATCTTAATTTTACCAGCTGCGATTTCTATGAGACTAAGTAAACGTTTTTCAAGCACCATCTTATTAGGTATTCCTGTTGCTTTAACAGGAATGCTTAGTGGTCTGTTCACT from Shouchella hunanensis includes these protein-coding regions:
- a CDS encoding metal ABC transporter permease, translated to MEMFFYGFMQRAFQASLLISLIAPLLGLLLILRRQSLMADTLAHVSLAGVALGLLLSINPTWTNIFMVMVIAIVLEYLRMLYRSYSEVSIAILMSAGMALALFLMSLNQGGTTLNINQFLFGSIVTISSQQVWMLVALASIILILYALLRKAMYVMVFDEETAFTAGLPVKTMSIMFNVLTGVTIAIIMPIVGALLVSAILILPAAISMRLSKRFSSTILLGIPVALTGMLSGLFTSYEYGTPPGATITLILIAILGFVIVFQRALRLFRSSRHSLRR